The Deinococcus carri genome segment ACGGGCACCTTGAGGTTCGGCACCTGTGCCGTCACGCTCGGCAGGGCGCGGCCCGGCGCGTAGATGCTGAAAAAGCCCTGGGGAGTGAGGGCGTCATTCAGCACGGTCTGGAACCCCGGCACGACCTCACGGTCCACTTCCAGCTGGCCGTCCCCGTCGGTGTCGAGCTGCGGGTTGATGACGTACTTGCCCTGCTGCGCCTGCGCGGGGTCTGTGAAGTACAACGCCGCGCTTTTGGCGACCATCCCGCCCTTTCCGGTCACGAGCCGGACAAAGTCGGCGTTCGTGAGTGCCCCGCCCACCACCGAGCGCAGGTAGGGAAGCTGCACCTCACTGAACTGGGCCTCGAACAGTGGCCGCCAGGGCAGCACCACCGGCCCCTGCACGATCAGGCCCGCGACCTCGGGGTGCTTGGCGACCAGCGCGGCGGCCACGGTCGACCCCTCGCTCCAGCCGTACACGAAGACCTTCTTGGGGTCCACGCGCGGGTTCTTCTTCAGGGCTTCCAGCGCGACCTCGGCGTCTTGCAGGAAGAGGTTCAGGTCGGCCTTGGTGTAGAAGCTCGGGTAGTCCACCTGGCCGGGGCCGCTGACGTAGTGCTTGTTGTAGCGCAGCGTGGCGATGCCCTGGGCGGCGAAGGTGTCCGCGAGGTCCTTGAAAATGGCCGATTTGACCTGGCCGTCCTGGCCCATCACCGTGAAGTTCATGTCGGCGGGCGAGGAGCCGTGGATCAGCAGCACGGCGGGCAGCTTCCCGCCTTTGCCCTGCGGGAAGGTCCACTCGGCCTTGCTCTGGAAGTCGCCGAAATTGAGGGTGGTGCCCGCCTGCTCTGCCGGCCACACCCGCACCGCAGGTTGACCGCCGCCCGCTAGCAGGCCGCCTTGCAGGAGCGGGGGCGATCCCTGACCCGCCTGGGCCTGGGCGAGGGAAAGCAGCAGCAACGTGCAGAGCGGCAGGTGTCTTGGCATGGCCCACCCTACTCCGTCCGGGCAGCGACCGAATGACAGGGCCAGGAAAACCGGCTGGAGAAACGAGCCGGAAAAGACGGGCCACACTGACCGCTCGCTTTGAAATGCGGTTCACCTTCTCCCCGAGGTGCTAGCCTCACCCGGACTATGGACTGGTTCTACGCCATCATCTACGGGATCGTCGAGGGCATCACCGAGTTTCTGCCGATCAGTTCGACGGGCCACCTGATCGTCGCCGGGAACCTGATGGGCGTGCCCTGGCCCAAGGAGATCAAGGACACCTTCGAGGTGGTGATTCAGGGCGGCGCGATCCTGGCGGTGCTGGCGTACTACTGGCGCGACTTCGCGCAGCAGGCGCGCGTGATCGGCCGGGACCAGCCCACGCAGCGGCTGTGGCTGGGCGTCGTGGTCGCCTGCATTCCGGCCGTGGTGCTGGGCCTGCTGTTCGCGGACACCATCAAGGCCAACCTGTTCCGGCCCAGTGTGGTGGCCTGGGCGCTGATCGTGGGCGGCGTGCTGATGTGGCTGATCGAGAGCCGCAAGACTACGCCCGTGGTCCACGAGATCAAGAACATCGGTGTGGGCCGCTCCTTTCTGATCGGGGCGGTGCAGTGCCTGGCCATCCTGTGGCCGGGCTTCTCGCGCAGCGCCAGCTCCATCCTGGGCGGCATGCTGATGGGCCTGGACCGGCCCACCGCCACCAAGTTCAGCTTCTACCTGGGGATTCCCACCCTGGGCGGCGCGGCGCTGATCGACTTCATCAAGAGCCGCGACCTGCTCGCCCAGATCGGCATCGTGAACGTGGTGCTGGGGGCGGCCGTGAGCTTCGGGGTCGCCTACCTCGCCATCGGCTGGCTGCTGCGCTTCGTGTCCTCCAACAACTTCAAGGGCTTCGCGGTGTACCGCGTGGTGGTCGGCGTGCTGATTCTGCTGCTGGTGGCGAGCGGCCGGCTGACAAACGGCGGGCTGTAGGACAGCAGAACGCGAGAAGGCAGAGGGGCAGAGGGCGAGAACCTTCTGCCCGCTTCCTTTGGCCTCAGGCAGAAAAGGGAAGGTCAAGGCGGGCCGTCGCCGGGGCGGCGTACACTCCGGGGCGTGAGCTTTCGCCGTCCACCTTTCTCCCTGGGCCGTCTGCTGGGCACCGCGCTGCTGGCCGGGCTGCTCGCCGCCTGTGATGTTCCCAGCGCCCAGACGGGCACAACACAGGCGGGGACGACGGGACAGCAGACGCGGGCGGAGCAGACGCGCCGTGCGCCGACTTCCACCCCGGCCCGCATCCCCACCCGACCTGGGCGCGATGCGGTCAGCGGTCTGCCCTTCGTCGCCGTGGGCGACCTCCCGCGTGAGGGACAGCACACGCTGCGGCTGATCGCGGCGGGCGGTCCCTTTCCGTACCGCAAGGACGGCAGCACGTTCGGCAACCGCGAGGGCGTGCTGCCCCGGCGGTCGGGCGGGGGCTACCGTGAGTACACCGTGCCCACACCGGGCGAGGGGGACCGGGGGGCGCGCCGCATCGTCTGCGCGGCCGTGACACCCCCGGACGCCGAGTGCTACTACAGCGCCGACCACTACACCACCTTCAGGAGAATCCGCCCGTGATCAACGTCTTTGCCGAGGCCCCGCAGGGGATTCAGGCCGCCCCCCACGATCCCCGCATCATCGCGGCCGGGTATCAGGTGGCGGTGCGCGAGGTGGACCTTTCGCACGTGCGGGACAAGGAGGGCCTGATGCTGGCCTTTTTGCGCGGCCTGGCCCTGACCGAGAATTTCGGGCGCAACTGGGACGCCCTGTACGACGTGCTGACCGACCCGAATGCCCGCCCGGCCCGCTTCGCGCTGGTGCTATGCGGCTACGACCTCTTCCGCCGCCGCTCCCGGCAACTGGGGGCCGAGCTGGAGCGCCTGCTGCTCGATGCCCAGCGCAACGCCGCCCAGCAGGGCCGCTCGCTGTGGCTGCTCACCGAGGAACCCGACACCGACCCCCGCATGCGGTAGTCAGGCGGGACGCAGGACCGCCGTGTACATCATGCTCTCGCCCAGTGACACCTCCGCGTGGAACACGCCTGCCCGGGGGTCGTAGGCTCCGCCCGGCCACACCTCCGCCAGCATCAGCCCGGTGCCCGCGAGCAGCAACCGCAGGTCGGCGGGGCTGTAGCAGCGCAGCGACTGGGTCAAGGCCGCTTCCCCGCGCGGCGCGTACGTGTCGAGCATCCGGCAGCCGTCCGCGTTAAAGCCGTAGGTCTGGCTGTAGCGTTCGGTCCGGCGGGTGAAGCCCGCGTGGTGCGCCCAGTACCACGGCGTGAACACGTCGACATACGCCGTCCCGTCCACCGCGAGCCACCCCGCTACCCGTGAGATCAGGTGCCGCTGCTCGTCGTCCTCGCCGATGCCGAAGCCGTCCCAGCAGCACACGGCATCGAAGGGGCCACCGGGGTCCGCCACATAGAAATCTCCCGTCAACGTGTGAACAGGAGTGCTGTGCTGCGCGGCCAGCTCGAGGGTGTGTTCGCCCGCCCCCTGCCGCAGGTCGAGGGCCGTGACCCTATGCCCAGCGAGCGCGGCGGCGACCGCGAACTGCCCGCCGCCCGCCCCGAGGTCGAGCAGCGTTCCTGGCTGGCCCCGGTGCGCCGTGACGCGCGCCGCGAGGGCCGTGTGAAAGGGATGGATGGGCGTGCGGTAGCACCCCGTCAGGGCGTCTTGCCGCTCGTAAAAAGAGTGTGACCAGTGCATGTGCCGTTTCTCCCGTGAGAAAGAAGGGACGCCGCGCCGAACCGGCGGCGGGCGGGTTCAGTTCAGAGTGGGAGGGTCAGCGCAAACGCACGGTCGGGAGGCTCCTTGATACCAACTTCAGGTGAGTCTTAGACGAATCCGAGCGAAGCGAGAAGAAGAAAATACCGGCTGGCGGCGATGGAAGAACATCCGGTGTTGTGCCCGGATGTTCTGGAATCAGAGCAAGTCGGTATGAGATGCGGCCATCCTACCGCGTTTGGTGCCTTCCCACCTCGTCCGTTTTGCCTGCCCCTGCTACACTCCCCCGCGATGAGTTCCCCGCCTCCCCGCTATCTCCTCGGCATCGATACCTCCTGCGACGACACCGGCGTGGGCGTGGTCGAACTGGCCCCGGACGGGGCGGTGCGGGTGCGGGCCAACCGGGTCTGGTCGCAGACGGTCCACGCGCAGTACGGCGGCGTGATGCCCGAGATGGCGAGCCGCGAGCATGTCGAGCGCATCGACGCGGTGCTGGAGGACGCGCTGGCCGAGGCGGGCCTCACGGTCACGGACGTGGATGTGGTCGCGGCCACCTCCGGCCCCGGCCTGGTCGGGGCGCTGCTGGTGGGCCTGATGTACGGCAAGGGCCTCGCGCAGGCGCTGGACGTGCCCTTCTACGCCTCCCACCACCTGGAGGGCCACATTTTCGCGGCGGCGAGCGAGGCCGAGCTTCAGCCCCCCTACCTCGCGCTGGTGGTGTCGGGCGGCCACACCCACCTTTTCGACGTGCCGCGGGAGGGCGAGTACGTGCTGGTGGGGGCCACCCGCGACGACGCGGCGGGCGAGGCCTTCGACAAGATCGCGCGCCTGGCGGGTCTGGGCTATCCCGGCGGCCCGGCCATCAGCGAGGCGGCCTTGCGCGGCGACCCCGACGCCGTGCCGTTCAAGGAACCCCTGCAAGGCCAGAAGGGCTTCGACTTCTCCTTCAGCGGCCTGAAAACGGCGGCGCTGCTCGCGCACCGGGCCGGGGCGAAACCGGAGGACCTCGCGGCGGGGTTCGAGCGGGCCGCCGTGCGCTTCCTGGTGGGGACGACACTGCGGGCCGCCCAGGCCCACGGGCGCGGGACGGTGGTGGTGTCGGGCGGCGTGGCGGCTAACCGCGCCCTGCGTGAAGCCTTCGCGGCCAGCCCGGTGCGCGCTGTTTTTCCCGGCAGGGGCCTGAACACCGACAACGGCGCGATGATCGCGCTGGCTGCCGCCGCTGCCCTGCGCGCGGGCCGCGAACCCAGCCCCCTCAGCGAGGGCGCGGTGGCGTATGCACCGCTGGCGAACGCGACCGGCTGATTCTTCTGCTGGTCCCCCACGAGTCGTTTCCGGCCCCTCGGCCCTGAGCCGCCTCCACTCAACTTCCTTACGCGCGCCTCACTGACATCTGGCGATGGGCGGTTCGGGCGCGCGCTATACTCACGTGTCATGTTCCGTGTCCTGAACAAAATGTTCGATAACAACGAGCGCGATGTCGCGCGCATCATCAAGACGGTGGTGCAGCCGGTCAACGCGCTCGAAGAAGAGACGATGAAAGTCGAGAATCTCGCCGAGGCCTTTATGGACCTGCGCCGCCGGGTGCAGGAAGGCGGCGAGTCGCTCGACGACGTGATCGTTCCCGCCTTTGCCCTGATCCGCGAAGCCGGCCGCCGCTCTATCGGCAAGCGGCACTACGACGTGCAGCTGATCGGCGGCACGGCGCT includes the following:
- a CDS encoding class I SAM-dependent methyltransferase, whose protein sequence is MHWSHSFYERQDALTGCYRTPIHPFHTALAARVTAHRGQPGTLLDLGAGGGQFAVAAALAGHRVTALDLRQGAGEHTLELAAQHSTPVHTLTGDFYVADPGGPFDAVCCWDGFGIGEDDEQRHLISRVAGWLAVDGTAYVDVFTPWYWAHHAGFTRRTERYSQTYGFNADGCRMLDTYAPRGEAALTQSLRCYSPADLRLLLAGTGLMLAEVWPGGAYDPRAGVFHAEVSLGESMMYTAVLRPA
- a CDS encoding barstar family protein, translated to MINVFAEAPQGIQAAPHDPRIIAAGYQVAVREVDLSHVRDKEGLMLAFLRGLALTENFGRNWDALYDVLTDPNARPARFALVLCGYDLFRRRSRQLGAELERLLLDAQRNAAQQGRSLWLLTEEPDTDPRMR
- a CDS encoding alpha/beta hydrolase family protein, with translation MPRHLPLCTLLLLSLAQAQAGQGSPPLLQGGLLAGGGQPAVRVWPAEQAGTTLNFGDFQSKAEWTFPQGKGGKLPAVLLIHGSSPADMNFTVMGQDGQVKSAIFKDLADTFAAQGIATLRYNKHYVSGPGQVDYPSFYTKADLNLFLQDAEVALEALKKNPRVDPKKVFVYGWSEGSTVAAALVAKHPEVAGLIVQGPVVLPWRPLFEAQFSEVQLPYLRSVVGGALTNADFVRLVTGKGGMVAKSAALYFTDPAQAQQGKYVINPQLDTDGDGQLEVDREVVPGFQTVLNDALTPQGFFSIYAPGRALPSVTAQVPNLKVPVLVLQGANDANTPTKYLGTLEQAFKAAGREATVKVYPGLGHSLGPAASLIDDDFRPIAAGPMRDAASWIKSH
- the tsaD gene encoding tRNA (adenosine(37)-N6)-threonylcarbamoyltransferase complex transferase subunit TsaD yields the protein MSSPPPRYLLGIDTSCDDTGVGVVELAPDGAVRVRANRVWSQTVHAQYGGVMPEMASREHVERIDAVLEDALAEAGLTVTDVDVVAATSGPGLVGALLVGLMYGKGLAQALDVPFYASHHLEGHIFAAASEAELQPPYLALVVSGGHTHLFDVPREGEYVLVGATRDDAAGEAFDKIARLAGLGYPGGPAISEAALRGDPDAVPFKEPLQGQKGFDFSFSGLKTAALLAHRAGAKPEDLAAGFERAAVRFLVGTTLRAAQAHGRGTVVVSGGVAANRALREAFAASPVRAVFPGRGLNTDNGAMIALAAAAALRAGREPSPLSEGAVAYAPLANATG
- a CDS encoding undecaprenyl-diphosphate phosphatase → MDWFYAIIYGIVEGITEFLPISSTGHLIVAGNLMGVPWPKEIKDTFEVVIQGGAILAVLAYYWRDFAQQARVIGRDQPTQRLWLGVVVACIPAVVLGLLFADTIKANLFRPSVVAWALIVGGVLMWLIESRKTTPVVHEIKNIGVGRSFLIGAVQCLAILWPGFSRSASSILGGMLMGLDRPTATKFSFYLGIPTLGGAALIDFIKSRDLLAQIGIVNVVLGAAVSFGVAYLAIGWLLRFVSSNNFKGFAVYRVVVGVLILLLVASGRLTNGGL
- a CDS encoding ribonuclease domain-containing protein; amino-acid sequence: MSFRRPPFSLGRLLGTALLAGLLAACDVPSAQTGTTQAGTTGQQTRAEQTRRAPTSTPARIPTRPGRDAVSGLPFVAVGDLPREGQHTLRLIAAGGPFPYRKDGSTFGNREGVLPRRSGGGYREYTVPTPGEGDRGARRIVCAAVTPPDAECYYSADHYTTFRRIRP